One segment of Coffea arabica cultivar ET-39 chromosome 7c, Coffea Arabica ET-39 HiFi, whole genome shotgun sequence DNA contains the following:
- the LOC113698279 gene encoding uncharacterized protein: MSQGYALELYFDPALENQVLKAWNVLARRQISTQLIEIESRPHITLFSSPLVDVSKLENIVKNFASKQEPLPLSFSSIGSLANDNNVLFLAPTPSLSLIQFHLQLCDAMRKDGIEIGEDYRPDSWIPHCPVAEEVPKARMAEAFTVLRDLKMPVTGYAMDIALVECPPVRELCSFVLGGGTVEP; the protein is encoded by the coding sequence ATGTCACAAGGTTATGCATTGGAGCTTTACTTTGATCCTGCACTTGAAAACCAGGTCTTGAAGGCCTGGAATGTGTTGGCTCGCCGACAGATTAGTACTCAGCTTATTGAAATTGAATCCAGACCCCACATTACCTTATTTTCTAGCCCGCTTGTCGATGTCTCAAAACTTGAAAACATTGTGAAAAACTTTGCTTCAAAGCAAGAACCTTTGCCGTTGTcattttcttcaattggaagCCTTGCTAATGACAACAACGTTCTCTTTCTTGCGCCAACACCATCCTTATCTCTCATTCAATTCCACCTTCAATTGTGTGATGCAATGAGAAAAGATGGCATTGAAATTGGGGAGGATTATCGCCCTGATTCATGGATTCCACATTGTCCTGTTGCCGAAGAAGTGCCAAAGGCTCGAATGGCTGAGGCATTTACTGTTTTACGGGATTTGAAGATGCCAGTCACTGGATATGCAATGGATATTGCATTGGTTGAGTGTCCACCAGTCCGCGAACTATGCTCCTTTGTGCTTGGTGGTGGCACTGTTGAACCTTGA
- the LOC113698831 gene encoding xyloglucan O-acetyltransferase 3-like: MEFGEEKVRHKMHLFLGACCSLICNSYRSKLAKAKSVLGSVVEGAKAFRGQISKNMPTARKFSKQRPKQMPNALSLGFVDDERCDLFTGRWIRDVRGPLYTNFSCKTLPYQRDCLLHGRTDKDFLHWRWKPDQCELPVFNARSFLNIVQGKTMAFIGDSLARNQMESLLCLLSAEETPTQVYRDAEDRTATCHFPRHNFTIMVLWTQFLVSASEIIANGSATGGFHLHLDKIDDSWAQKLSAIDYAIISDGQWFFRPNYLYEGGRFVGCIYCQETNVTDLGPGFAIQKAFRLALKYINDCNSCPRIVTILRTFSPSQFENGGWNAGGTCTRTSPLAPEEIKDGGGLDWYYRGIQLAEIDSARKLGEKKGNVFDILDVTRAMLMRPDGHPGLHWGNQWMKGYSDCIHWCLPGPIDAWNDFLLQVLRRQSRNPLGSRTHGSRFIGRK, encoded by the exons ATGGAATTTGGGGAAGAAAAAGTTCGACATAAGATGCACCTTTTTCTTGGCGCATGTTGTAGCTTAATATGCAATTCTTACCGCTCAAAACTTGCTAAAGCAAAATCTGTGTTAGGTTCAGTAGTGGAAGGAGCCAAGGCATTCAGAGGACAG ATATCCAAGAACATGCCCACTGCTCGCAAATTCTCTAAGCAAAGACCTAAACAAATGCCCA ACGCTCTGTCGTTGGGCTTTGTAGATGATGAAAGATGTGACTTGTTTACGGGCCGTTGGATTCGGGATGTGAGAGGGCCTTTATATACAAATTTTAGCTGTAAAACGCTGCCCTATCAGAGGGACTGCTTATTGCACGGGAGGACGGACAAGGACTTCCTTCACTGGAGATGGAAGCCAGACCAATGCGAACTTCCAGTCTTCAACGCCAGGAGCTTCCTGAACATTGTTCAAGGAAAGACGATGGCTTTCATCGGTGACTCCCTTGCCAGGAATCAGATGGAATCGCTCCTCTGTTTACTCTCTGCG GAAGAAACGCCAACCCAAGTATACAGGGATGCGGAAGACCGAACCGCAACATGCCACTTTCCTCGTCACAACTTCACCATCATGGTCCTCTGGACCCAATTCCTCGTCTCAGCCTCGGAGATAATAGCAAATGGGTCAGCAACCGGCGGGTTCCATTTGCACCTTGACAAGATTGACGACAGTTGGGCGCAAAAACTATCTGCCATCGACTACGCCATTATCTCGGATGGCCAGTGGTTCTTCAGACCCAACTACCTGTATGAAGGCGGTCGTTTTGTTGGTTGTATTTACTGCCAGGAAACTAATGTGACGGACCTTGGTCCCGGCTTTGCCATCCAAAAAGCTTTTAGACTTGCTCTCAAGTACATAAACGACTGCAACAGCTGCCCGAGGATAGTGACTATATTAAGAACATTCTCACCATCCCAGTTTGAGAATGGCGGATGGAACGCTGGAGGGACCTGCACTAGAACGAGCCCATTGGCCCCAGAGGAGATTAAGGATGGTGGTGGCCTGGATTGGTATTATAGGGGGATTCAATTGGCAGAGATCGACAGTGCACGCAAATTGGGAGAGAAAAAAGGGAATGTATTTGATATTCTTGATGTTACAAGAGCTATGCTTATGAGGCCTGATGGCCACCCTGGGTTACACTGGGGAAACCAATGGATGAAGGGATACAGTGACTGCATCCACTGGTGTTTGCCAGGACCCATTGACGCTTGGAACGACTTTTTACTTCAAGTGCTCCGAAGACAATCCCGCAATCCTCTCGGCTCTAGAACGCATGGCTCAAGATTCATAGGAAGAAAGTGA
- the LOC113698833 gene encoding xyloglucan O-acetyltransferase 3-like, translated as MLLFRQQEKIFILLNRPLLLLICSVCFTILLIFYALHAPDSINFTAKNAGYVPSNSSSSLHPPAKEDAKCNLFKGRWIWDEKGPLYTNFSCKTIPDKKNCFLHERMDKDFLHWRWKPDECELPVFDPRSFLSIARGKTMAFIGDSVSRNQMESLLCLLSTEETPKDVYKDAKDRFRTWHFPHYNFTMMSLWSRFLVTSSQTIVNGSVTGGFDVHLDKVDDNWAPKLPVVDYAIFSDAQWFLRQNYLYEGGNLIGCIYCQEPNVTDLGPGFAIQRAFRTAFNYINDCKNCFGILTLLRTISPSQFENGTWKTGGSCVRTSPLAPEEIQDAGGTDMEYRNIQMAEIESARKRGEKIGNRFDVLDVTGAMLMRPDGHPGLHWRNKKKGYSDCVHWCMPGPIDVWNEFLLEVLRRQSHFPLRSR; from the exons ATGCTATTGTTTCGTCAACAagagaaaattttcatattgCTTAACCGACCACTGCTGCTGTTGATCTGCTCTGTGTGCTTTACGATATTGCTCATATTCTACGCACTGCATGCCCCCGATTCCATCAACTTCACCGCCAAAAATGCAGGCTATGTCCCAAGCAACTCATCATCCTCGCTACATCCTCCTGCCAAAG aagATGCAAAATGTAACTTGTTTAAGGGTCGTTGGATTTGGGACGAGAAAGGTCCATTGTACACGAATTTCAGCTGTAAAACGATCCCGGACAAGAagaattgtttcttgcatgaGAGGATGGATAAGGATTTCCTTCATTGGAGATGGAAGCCCGACGAATGTGAACTTCCCGTCTTCGATCCCAGGAGCTTCCTAAGCATCGCACGGGGAAAAACAATGGCTTTCATAGGTGACTCAGTTTCCCGGAATCAGATGGAATCGCTGCTCTGTTTACTGTCTACG GAGGAAACCCCAAAAGACGTATACAAGGACGCTAAAGACCGATTCAGGACATGGCATTTTCCTCATTACAACTTCACAATGATGTCCCTCTGGTCCCGATTCCTTGTCACTTCCTCGCAGACAATAGTCAATGGGTCAGTAACCGGCGGTTTTGACGTGCACCTGGACAAGGTTGATGATAATTGGGCGCCCAAACTACCAGTCGTAGATTATGCCATTTTTTCGGATGCCCAATGGTTCCTCAGGCAGAATTACCTATACGAGGGTGGCAATCTTATTGGATGTATTTACTGCCAGGAGCCTAATGTGACTGACCTCGGTCCGGGCTTTGCCATCCAAAGAGCATTTAGAACCGCTTTTAACTACATAAACGATTGCAAGAATTGCTTTGGGATTTTAACTTTGTTGAGAACAATTTCGCCATCCCAGTTTGAGAATGGGACATGGAAGACTGGGGGGAGCTGTGTCAGAACAAGCCCATTAGCCCCGGAGGAGATTCAGGATGCTGGTGGCACAGACATGGAGTACAGGAACATCCAGATGGCAGAAATTGAGAGTGCCCGCAAACGGGGAGAGAAAATTGGGAATAGATTTGATGTTCTAGATGTCACTGGGGCAATGCTGATGAGGCCTGATGGCCACCCTGGATTACACTGGCGAAACAAAAAGAAGGGATACAGTGATTGTGTCCATTGGTGCATGCCAGGGCCTATTGatgtttggaatgaatttttgcTTGAGGTGCTCAGGAGACAATCCCATTTTCCTCTTCGATCCAGATGA
- the LOC113698834 gene encoding agamous-like MADS-box protein AGL62, with translation MEATVKRKGGSGRKKIEIKKIENKNYLQATFSKRRTSLFRKAAELSATCGADVAVIVQSPGGNVFAAGGRSSVATIVDRYLAATSSTPNNADQFPQADGGGQERDQDEEQYAQILKEIEAEKIKEKSLMESQGGEGFWWERGFDDLDVNELEEYVAAMETLRKNVSAKAEEKAKANNIAAS, from the coding sequence ATGGAAGCCACAGTGAAGAGAAAAGGCGGCTCTGGTCGAAAGAAGATTGAAATCAAGAAAATCGAGAACAAGAACTACCTGCAAGCCACGTTTTCAAAACGTCGTACGAGTTTGTTCAGGAAGGCTGCGGAACTCAGTGCTACCTGTGGAGCTGACGTTGCCGTGATTGTTCAATCTCCAGGAGGAAACGTCTTCGCCGCTGGCGGCCGGTCCTCCGTCGCCACCATCGTTGATCGTTATCTTGCGGCAACCTCATCAACCCCTAACAACGCTGATCAGTTTCCGCAAGCTGACGGTGGTGGTCAAGAACGTGATCAGGATGAGGAACAGTATGCGCAGATTCTCAAAGAGATTGAGGCtgaaaagataaaagagaaaagttTAATGGAAAGTCAGGGCGGCGAAGGATTTTGGTGGGAAAGGGGCTTTGATGATCTTGACGTGAATGAACTTGAAGAATATGTCGCTGCCATGGAAACTTTGAGGAAGAATGTATCGGCCAAGGCAGAAGAGAAGGCCAAGGCTAATAATATTGCTGCTTCCTAG
- the LOC113698281 gene encoding uncharacterized protein yields MGDERDVFWVVRKGDMIGVYKSMSDLQSLLRSSVNDPSISLCKGYCLSKEAEEYLASRGLKNAIYSVDAADVQEDLFGHTVSCPFRQPAPTKEKAAVKNFPQKGLQEVAGSASFSANPQQKHPIVDNFLKVPPVSSYCCSCIVEFDGASKGNPGLAGAGAVVRAADGSMVFRLREGVGVATNNAAEYRGAILGLKFALEKGFKHIRVQGDSKLVCMQVQGLWKCKNQNMAELCKVAKELKDQFQTFDINHIDREFNTEADAQANLAIYLKSGEFQVDRDVK; encoded by the exons ATGGGGGACGAAAGGGACGTCTTTTGGGTGGTACGAAAGGGGGATATGATTGGGGTTTACAAGAGCATGAGTGATCTCCAATCTCTGCTTCGCTCCTCG GTGAATGATCCTTCCATTAGTCTATGTAAGGGGTATTGCTTGTCTAAAGAAGCTGAGGAGTATCTTGCTTCTCGTGGACTTAAGAACGCAATATATTCTGTTGATGCTGCTGATGTTCAAGAAGATCTTTTTGGACATACTGTTTCTTGCCCTTTTCGG CAACCGGCTCCCACAAAAGAGAAAGCGGCTGTCAAGAACTTTCCTCAAAAGGGTTTGCAG GAGGTAGCTGGATCAGCTTCTTTCTCAGCCAATCCTCAACAAAAGCATCCCATAGTTGATAATTTCCTTAAAGTTCCTCCAGTTTCTTCTTATTGC TGTTCCTGTATTGTTGAGTTTGACGGTGCTTCAAAGGGAAATCCTGGACTTGCTGGCGCAGGTGCTGTTGTACGAGCTGCAGACGGAAGTATG GTCTTTCGATTGCGTGAAGGTGTGGGTGTTGCAACTAACAATGCTGCAGAATATCGAGGCGCAATTTTAGGTTTGAAGTTTGCTCTTGAAAAAGGGTTTAAGCACATACGTGTTCAAGGAGATTCCAAACTTGTCTGCATGCAG GTTCAGGGTCTTTGGAAATGCAAAAACCAGAACATGGCTGAGTTGTGCAAGGTGGCCAAGGAGCTGAAGGATCAGTTTCAGACTTTTGATATCAATCATATTGACAGA GAGTTCAACACCGAAGCTGATGCCCAGGCAAATCTAGCTATATATTTGAAGA GTGGAGAATTTCAAGTGGACCGTGACGTAAAATAG
- the LOC113698282 gene encoding uncharacterized protein yields MVPTANTMMTSSAAFSICRSISPSSSSPTTSPTGVRPRFFRFPNHTTSIASPLLFAAIYSPILTKLPTTRKLRSFVAAAEDETLVPEAEQQADEAASSTPPPPAATTDQTVSVTVSPSDILTMFFQAEGTMNETAIPTVTKALEETEGVADLKVQVLEGIASVELTKQTTVQATGVASNLVEVIQSKGFKLQTLNLSFQDEEDFS; encoded by the exons ATGGTTCCAACTGCAAACACAATGATGACCTCATCTGCTGCATTTTCAATTTGCAGAAGCATTTCTCCGTCTTCTTCCTCTCCCACCACTTCACCTACTGGCGTTCGACCTCGGTTCTTTCGGTTCCCAAATCATACTACCTCCATTGCTTCTCCTTTACTTTTTGCTGCCATTTATTCCCCTATTTTGACAAAGCTTCCGACAACGAGAAAGCTACGCTCTTTTGTTGCAGCAGCCGAAGACGAAACCCTGGTTCCAGAGGCTGAACAGCAAGCAGATGAAGCAGCGTCCTCTACTCCTCCGCCGCCAGCAGCCACCACCGATCAGACTGTCTCTGTTACCGTCTCGCCTTCTGATATCCTTACCATGTTCTTTCAG GCTGAAGGAACAATGAACGAGACAGCGATTCCAACAGTTACAAAAGCATTAGAG GAAACAGAGGGCGTTGCAGACCTAAAAGTGCAAGTTCTTGAAGGTATTGCAAGTGTAGAG TTGACAAAGCAAACAACTGTGCAAGCTACAGGTGTGGCTTCAAATTTGGTTGAGGTGATACAAAGTAAAGGCTTCAAGTTACAGACATTAAATTTGAGCTTCCAGGATGAAGAAGACTTCAGCTAG
- the LOC113698283 gene encoding uncharacterized protein — MALKSALFLLAFLLLVSTKVTSMEEDILTEHRHGAKSPAHAPVKPPLPSPKKAPVYPPKKAPAYPPKKAPTYPPKVAPIYPPKKAPAYPPKISPVHSPSKQNHGDCVKLCMEYCQKAESKRGCLRICVPCCDQYQCVPGRPEKKCVTWDKVWYHNDYVPCPTPKKVSSWGEELFVKDITQKAPPPPIEASESSPPAPATEASPPPPPIYKPVPVPPPAKKLPPPSPPLKALPPPPPVYKPVPPVPVKKPPVPLPPPPPVRAPAPPSPMQPPPRNTKECFPPCAVRCKLHSRKNVCLRACVTCCDRCKCVPPGQYGNREKCGKCYAGMTTRGGRLKCP, encoded by the exons ATGGCCCTGAAGTCTGCGCTCTTTCTTCTGGCCTTCCTGCTCCTAGTTAGCACCAAG GTCACATCAATGGAAGAGGATATCCTCACAGAG CATCGTCATGGTGCCAAATCCCCTGCTCATGCACCAGTAAAGCCGCCGCTCCCCTCACCAAAGAAGGCTCCAGTGTACCCACCAAAGAAGGCTCCCGCCTATCCCCCTAAGAAAGCTCCCACCTATCCCCCAAAGGTGGCTCCAATTTATCCGCCCAAGAAGGCTCCTGCATACCCTCCCAAAATTTCTCCAGTTCACTCCCCGTCTAAGCAAAACCATG GTGACTGTGTCAAATTGTGCATGGAATACTGCCAGAAGGCGGAGTCGAAAAGGGGATGCCTGAGGATTTGCGTACCCTGCTGCGACCAGTACCAGTGCGTCCCCGGACGTCCGGAGAAGAAGTGCGTCACCTGGGACAAAGTGTGGTACCATAACGACTACGTCCCCTGCCCCACCCCCAAGAAA GTTTCATCGTGGGGCGAGGAACTCTTTGTCAAG GACATCACCCAAAAAGCGCCTCCGCCACCAATCGAGGCATCTGAAAGTTCCCCGCCAGCCCCCGCAACTGAGGcttcaccaccaccaccgccaATTTACAAACCAGTCCCTGTTCCGCCACCAGCCAAGAAACTGCCTCCTCCTTCTCCACCTCTTAAGGCCTTGCCCCCTCCTCCGCCAGTTTATAAGCCAGTTCCACCTGTACCTGTCAAGAAACCACCAGTGCCGTTGCCCCCTCCTCCGCCAGTCAGAGCACCAGCTCCTCCCTCCCCAATGCAGCCCCCGCCAAGAAACACAAAAG AATGCTTCCCCCCATGCGCGGTTAGGTGCAAGCTGCATTCGAGAAAGAATGTATGCTTAAGGGCATGCGTGACTTGTTGCGACAGATGCAAGTGCGTTCCTCCAGGGCAGTACGGCAACCGAGAAAAATGTGGCAAATGTTATGCTGGAATGACCACCCGTGGTGGCAGGCTCAAATGCCCCTAA